One region of Bactrocera neohumeralis isolate Rockhampton chromosome 5, APGP_CSIRO_Bneo_wtdbg2-racon-allhic-juicebox.fasta_v2, whole genome shotgun sequence genomic DNA includes:
- the LOC126759832 gene encoding E3 ubiquitin-protein ligase UBR1 isoform X2, whose protein sequence is MDRFDLEDVVAPPTHTADAPLKDWRLKYQAGTIKNSDFTEFFQKQSRKYFHFRYEREQDATRPSLKITFNEAGAKEHIINVLMEFVLGDNPTIVLDKLQQEGNTATVCGKVFKNGEPTYSCRECGMDPTCVLCVNCFKQSAHRYHKYKMSTSGGGGCCDCGDEEAWKKDHYCEEHLRGKENPISSTIITDAIQERCELTFNAILTFCVNFLEIEPNASLECLDGDSDDGQDECFCTVLYNDESHTFDQVIQTLTKIAKCRQKDAMEIVASIDREGRAVVKCDSFSECQQLQEAIEKQAVTVVPGIPHSRANQSLRVSVLNIRAVACQQFALQLLTWFQEFLIKHSIFRKIFARLIMDRKSPYCIRHILEYDVKLWKTARACWHRLLISGLLMEYDNKMALAQEFSKHYASIVQDFIRDDHEHSCSIVSLSVQLFTVPSIAHYLMANEGIFHKLLHTFYHASIETFIKNKTLQFSKNINAPFKRAAYILYDLRYILSFKPDVWTDGLREGFLEGCKALLKLLNVMQGMESTTRQTGQHMDYEPEWECAFNLHIKLATAITLVLEWCSTDLAVLTKLYQMVMRYLVSNTFIVDTTIKREERHVAGHVAECIIYDVASRPVSIHLPLSRFFAGIYLHLGAYGLTFDNAVAGNKRTPEEIMEPILCTQTMIAQVHAGMWRRNGYSLLHQLYFYRIVRCRTEMLDRDIIGLQIGAALIESNQYLIHILNKFNLMKWIQPDYEKNSTAEAVEDDFLLPMIEEFLELLIVIIGERYVPGISNVAEEDRTKKEIIQLLCIRPYSHSELNRALPDALNETAVEDVIDTVAVFKKPQRSDSRGVYQLKEELYENYNMYFYHYTKEEKSKSEETQRLRRKNKNELVCCPPPKLPKLTDGFVSIANLLQCDVMMTILTTVLDRAIDLTSNSFAENHLQEVLFLIGYGLQEEQSGYYPFLSFYEQSQKYNMLSKLEELSRSSRVEAHRDFILWTIQKFKELQAKGKANEADLSAMLADGGEDVEISRPLTAAEKEKQEKEERARLAAERRAKIMAQMQNAQNNFMKSNAEMFASANVQASGSRDATTAMEWQEDVSNMDEEGAVAYNSQACLGVERRLQQPEEQSFKCILCFEDCTVSKDGPTLVYSAFVQKSKVLPPDAKYACSVHTSSCGHVMHINCWQEYYTNEETKEQRRPHRNRQPFPQASQNTEFQCPYCRCLSNSVLPLSAPLSKYSMPLVIHKGEDLFPIDMWIEVMKTLSDELILPPIEGNFDRVLPPADTILSRANLYANIAQFERIAQPIDKLELPASWITFAQRYIKSIRQHAPADFDDSEKDGFLWLIHTCIYTVRALEVHHRAVAKPFKSEMSIRQKSCISGLVRASCLYGTNLTHTDVTNLKPAVAELLDTVFKQKGSCILEWRPFSMMVQMTCLVPNILFSSSHKSVVVNGSMLDFYAVQLFFLANMVKAIVLFQPPDMDVDEDYDQEIKQLPQNIRDNIAEFYRKYNFVARQQAHAYVQQQQQQTQAQSQTQAPAKSVEALVQETQSTEIDADLEVSMSEYNADNEFKVPCDLGTIAALYAHIKKQMREYLRCCCLFFHFVTEVEFPDEFLPEHSDTYENMCKYLGLETGLAAYFDSAGCYASILETFATHPDLVYCDVTTLKKRCGRNFDLVPCTQRVPRLVDLPEDYSDLINSVSDFICPNNKREEMKTPTMCMICGKIICAQSFCCQPELEGRNVGACTYHANSCAAEICVFLRIRDCQIVYLGRNKGCFVNPPYLDQYGETDQGLRRGNPLRLCPLRYSKIQLNWLSHTLHEEIARLNDNTSVVATQWHHM, encoded by the exons atgCTACCAGACCCAGCT taaaaataaccTTCAACGAGGCTGGCGCCAAGGAGCACATCATAAATGTTCTGATGGAGTTCGTGTTGGGCGATAATCCCACAATAGTACTCGATAAACTACAACAGGAGGGCAATACCGCCACGGTGTGTGGCAAAGTATTCAAGAATGGCGAACCCACATATAGTTGCCGTGAGTGCGGCATGGATCCCACTTGTGTGTTGTGCGTGAATTGTTTTAAACAATCGGCACATCGCTATCACAAGTATAAAATGTCAACTTCAGGTGGCGGTGGTTGCTGTGATTGTGGCGATGAGGAGGCATGGAAAAAGGATCATTATTGTGAAGAGCATCTG CGCGGTAAAGAGAATCCCATCAGTAGTACAATCATCACGGATGCCATACAGGAACGTTGTGAGCTGACCTTCAATGCAATACTTACATTTTGCGTGAATTTCCTTGAAATCGAACCGAATGCGAGTCTCGAGTGCTTGGACGGCGACTCAGACGATGGACAAGACGAGTGCTTTTGCACCGTACTCTACAATGACGAGTCACACACATTCGATCAGGTCATACAGACTTTGACGAAAATTGCCAAATGCCGTCAGAAGGACGCTATGGAAATTGTGGCGAGTATCGACCGTGAAGGTCGCGCCGTTGTTAAATGTGATAGCTTTAGTGAGTGTCAGCAACTGCAGGAGGCAATTGAAAAACAAGCCGTCACCGTAGTACCAGGTATACCACACTCACGCGCTAATCAATCCCTGCGCGTTTCCGTGCTAAATATACGCGCCGTAGCTTGTCAGCAATTCGCATTGCAATTGCTCACATGGTTTCAGGAGTTTCTCATCAAACACAGCATTTTCCGTAAAATATTCGCACGTCTAATAATGGATCGTAAGTCACCTTATTGCATACGACACATACTCGAGTATGATGTGAAGCTGTGGAAGACAGCGCGTGCCTGCTGGCATCGCCTGCTCATCTCCGGTCTGCTGATGGAGTACGACAACAAAATGGCATTGGCGCAGGAATTCTCCAAACATTATGCTTCGATTGTGCAGGATTTCATACGTGACGATCACGAGCATTCATGCTCGATTGTTTCGCTGAGTGTGCAGTTATTCACCGTGCCGAGCATAGCGCATTATCTAATGGCTAACGAGGGTATTTTTCACAAATTGCTACACACATTCTATCATGCATCGATAGAGACGTTCATCAAGAATAAAACACTACAATTCTCAAAGAATATAAATGCACCGTTCAAACGTGCCGCTTACATACTCTACGATTTGCGTTATATACTCAGCTTCAAGCCCGATGTGTGGACGGATGGATTGCGTGAGGGTTTTCTGGAAGGTTGCAAAGCGTTGCTGAAGCTGTTGAACGTGATGCAGGGCATGGAGTCGACGACACGTCAAACCGGCCAGCACATGGACTACGAACCCGAATGGGAATGCGCTTTcaatttgcatattaaattagCCACCGCTATCACTTTAGTATTAGAATGGTGTTCAACTGATTTGGCTGTGCTGACTAAACTTTATCAAATGGTAATGCGTTATCTCGTTTCGAATACTTTTATTGTGGATACCACGATTAAACGAGAAGAACGTCATGTTGCCGGTCATGTGGCCGAATGTATAATCTACGATGTAGCTTCACGCCCCGTTTCAATACATTTACCATTGTCTCGCTTCTTTGCTGGCATATACTTGCACTTGGGCGCATACGGTTTGACCTTCGATAATGCCGTTGCTGGCAATAAACGTACACCCGAGGAGATTATGGAGCCAATTTTATGCACACAAACGATGATCGCTCAG gtGCACGCTGGCATGTGGCGTCGTAATGGCTACTCGCTGCTTCATCAGCTGTACTTCTATCGTATTGTACGCTGTCGCACGGAAATGTTGGATCGCGACATTATTGGCCTACAGATTGGTGCCGCTTTAATTGAGAGCAACCAATATCTCATACatatactaaataaatttaatttaatgaagtGGATACAACCGGATTATGAAAAGAATTCAACGGCGGAAGCGGTGGAAGATGACTTCCTCTTGCCCATGATTGAAGAATTTTTAGAATTACTAATCGTAATCATTGGCGAACGTTATGTACCCGGTATATCGAATGTGGCGGAAGAGGATCGtacaaaaaaggaaataatacAACTGCTTTGTATTAGACCATATTCGCATTCGGAGTTGAATCGCGCTCTTCCAGATGCGCTCAACGAAACAGCCGTGGAAGATGTTATCGATACTGTGGCAGTTTTTAAAAAACCACAAAGATCAGACTCTAGAGGCGTTTACCAGCTCAAAGAAGAGCtgtatgaaaattataatatgtatttctATCATTATACCAAGGAAGAAAAGTCCAAGTCGGAGGAGACACAACGTCTGCGTCGTAAGAATAAAAACGAACTCGTCTGTTGCCCACCACCTAAGCTGCCCAAGTTGACCGATGGATTTGT CTCTATCGCTAATTTGTTGCAATGTGATGTGATGATGACGATATTAACAACTGTGCTGGATCGTGCCATCGATCTAACCTCAAATAGTTTTGCGGAAAATCATTTACAAGAA GTACTCTTTCTAATTGGTTATGGCCTGCAAGAGGAACAATCGGGCTACTATCCGTTTCTTTCATTTTATGAACAGTCACAAAAATACAATATGTTAAGTAAATTAGAAGAACTGTCGCGTAGTTCTCGT GTTGAGGCTCATCGCGATTTCATACTCTGGACAATACAAAAATTCAAGGAGCTACAGGCCAAAGGCAAAGCTAACGAAGCCGATCTCAGTGCAATGTTGGCAGATGGTGGTGAAGATGTCGAAATATCACGACCACTCACTGCTGCCGAAAAGGAGAAGCAAGAGAAGGAGGAACGTGCACGCCTGGCTGCTGAACGCCGCGCTAAAATAATGGCACAAATGCAAAATGCCCAAAATAATTTCATGAAATCGAATGCGGAAATGTTTGCCAGCGCTAATGTACAAGCGAGCGGTAGTCGTGATGCAACCACAGCAATGGAATGGCAAGAAGATGTTTCGAATATGGACGAAGAAGGTGCTGTAGCATACAATTCACAGGCTTGTTTGGGCGTGGAGCGACGTTTGCAGCAGCCAGAAGAGCAGAGTTTCAAATGTATACTCTGTTTTGAGGATTGCACCGTTAGTAAGGATGGACCGACACTCGTGTATTCGGCATTCGTACAGAAATCGAAAGTATTGCCACCCGATGCAAAATATGCATGCTCAGTACACACGAGCAGCTGTGGTCATGTGATGCATATTAATTGTTGGCAAGAATATTATACCAACGAAGAGACAAAAGAACAACGAAGGCCACATCGCAATCGCCAACCGTTTCCACAAGCATCACAGAACACTGAATTTCAGTGTCCATATTGTCGTTGCCTGAGTAACTCAGTGTTGCCACTGAGTGCACCGCTATCGAAGTACTCAATGCCACTGGTTATACATAAGGGCGAGGATTTATTCCCCATAGACATGTGGATTGAAGTTATGAAAACATTGAGCGATGAATTAATTTTACCCCCCATCGAGGGAAATTTCGATCGTGTCTTGCCACCGGCTGACACAATATTGTCGCGCGCTAATCTGTATGCCAATATCGCACAGTTCGAGCGTATCGCACAACCCATTGACAAGTTGGAACTACCGGCTAGCTGGATAACATTTGCCCAACGCTATATCAAATCGATTCGGCAACATGCGCCCGCTGATTTTGATGATTCTGAGAAGGATGGCTTCTtgtggctgatacatacttGCATCTATACAGTTCGTGCGCTGGAAGTCCACCATCGTGCAGTTGCCAAACCGTTTAAGAGTGAAATGTCCATACGACAAAAGAGTTGCATTAGCGGTTTGGTGCGTGCGTCCTGCTTATATGGCACGAATTTAACACACACCGATGTAACAAATCTGAAACCCGCTGTGGCCGAATTGTTGGACACAGTCTTCAAGCAAAAGGGCAGCTGTATATTGGAATGGAGACCTTTCAGCATGATGGTACAAATGACATGCCTGGTGCCGAATATACTTTTCTCCTCTTCGC aCAAATCTGTTGTGGTCAATGGCAGCATGCTGGACTTCTATGCCGTGCAGTTATTCTTCCTCGCAAATATGGTGAAGGCAATTGTGCTCTTCCAACCACCAGACATGGATGTCGACGAAGACTATGACCAGGAAATCAAACAGTTACCACAAAACATACGCGACAACATAGCAGAATTCTAtcgtaaatataattttgttgcaCGCCAACAAGCCCACGCatatgtgcaacaacaacaacaacaaacacaggcACAGTCACAAACACAAGCGCCAGCAAAATCCGTGGAGGCATTAGTACAGGAAACACAGTCAACAGAAATCGATGCCGATCTCGAAGTTTCGATGAGCGAATATAATGCTGATAATGAATTTAAGGTACCGTGCGATTTGGGCACCATCGCCGCACTGTACGCTCACATCAAAAAGCAAATGAGAGAATATTTACGATGTTGTTGTTTGTTCTTCCACTTCGTCACCGAAGTGGAATTCCCCGATGAATTTCTTCCCGAACACAGCGACACATACGagaatatgtgtaaatatttaggCTTGGAAACCGGACTGGCTGCATATTTTGACAGTGCCGGCTGCTATGCATCCATATTAGAGACATTTGCCACCCATCCCGATTTGGTGTACTGTGATGTGACAACGTTGAAGAAACGCTGCGGCCGTAATTTCGATTTAGTGCCCTGCACTCAACGTGTGCCAAGATTAGTGGATCTACCCGAAGATTATAGCGATCTTATAAACAGTGTTTCGGACTTCATTTGTCCGAATAATAAGCGTGAAGAGATGAAAACGCCAACGATGTGCATGATATGTGGCAAAATTATTTGTGCACAGTCATTCTGCTGTCAACCGGAGTTGGAGGGTCGTAATGTGGGCGCTTGCACTTATCATGCCAATTCTTGCGCTGCAGAAATTTGCGTTTTTCTACGCATacgcgattgtcaaattgtgtaTTTGGGTCGTAATAAGGGTTGTTTTGTGAATCCTCCATACTTGGATCAATACGGCGAGACTGATCAGGGCTTAAGACGTGGCAATCCGTTACGTTTATGTCCGTTGCGCTACAGCAAAATTCAACTAAATTGGCTGAGTCACACTCTGCATGAGGAAATTGCCCGACTCAATGATAATACGTCCGTTGTGGCAACACAGTGGCATCACATGTAG
- the LOC126759832 gene encoding E3 ubiquitin-protein ligase UBR1 isoform X1, protein MDRFDLEDVVAPPTHTADAPLKDWRLKYQAGTIKNSDFTEFFQKQSRKYFHFRYEREQDATRPSWADVLSAFRNYQTRLDGSRPRGALKITFNEAGAKEHIINVLMEFVLGDNPTIVLDKLQQEGNTATVCGKVFKNGEPTYSCRECGMDPTCVLCVNCFKQSAHRYHKYKMSTSGGGGCCDCGDEEAWKKDHYCEEHLRGKENPISSTIITDAIQERCELTFNAILTFCVNFLEIEPNASLECLDGDSDDGQDECFCTVLYNDESHTFDQVIQTLTKIAKCRQKDAMEIVASIDREGRAVVKCDSFSECQQLQEAIEKQAVTVVPGIPHSRANQSLRVSVLNIRAVACQQFALQLLTWFQEFLIKHSIFRKIFARLIMDRKSPYCIRHILEYDVKLWKTARACWHRLLISGLLMEYDNKMALAQEFSKHYASIVQDFIRDDHEHSCSIVSLSVQLFTVPSIAHYLMANEGIFHKLLHTFYHASIETFIKNKTLQFSKNINAPFKRAAYILYDLRYILSFKPDVWTDGLREGFLEGCKALLKLLNVMQGMESTTRQTGQHMDYEPEWECAFNLHIKLATAITLVLEWCSTDLAVLTKLYQMVMRYLVSNTFIVDTTIKREERHVAGHVAECIIYDVASRPVSIHLPLSRFFAGIYLHLGAYGLTFDNAVAGNKRTPEEIMEPILCTQTMIAQVHAGMWRRNGYSLLHQLYFYRIVRCRTEMLDRDIIGLQIGAALIESNQYLIHILNKFNLMKWIQPDYEKNSTAEAVEDDFLLPMIEEFLELLIVIIGERYVPGISNVAEEDRTKKEIIQLLCIRPYSHSELNRALPDALNETAVEDVIDTVAVFKKPQRSDSRGVYQLKEELYENYNMYFYHYTKEEKSKSEETQRLRRKNKNELVCCPPPKLPKLTDGFVSIANLLQCDVMMTILTTVLDRAIDLTSNSFAENHLQEVLFLIGYGLQEEQSGYYPFLSFYEQSQKYNMLSKLEELSRSSRVEAHRDFILWTIQKFKELQAKGKANEADLSAMLADGGEDVEISRPLTAAEKEKQEKEERARLAAERRAKIMAQMQNAQNNFMKSNAEMFASANVQASGSRDATTAMEWQEDVSNMDEEGAVAYNSQACLGVERRLQQPEEQSFKCILCFEDCTVSKDGPTLVYSAFVQKSKVLPPDAKYACSVHTSSCGHVMHINCWQEYYTNEETKEQRRPHRNRQPFPQASQNTEFQCPYCRCLSNSVLPLSAPLSKYSMPLVIHKGEDLFPIDMWIEVMKTLSDELILPPIEGNFDRVLPPADTILSRANLYANIAQFERIAQPIDKLELPASWITFAQRYIKSIRQHAPADFDDSEKDGFLWLIHTCIYTVRALEVHHRAVAKPFKSEMSIRQKSCISGLVRASCLYGTNLTHTDVTNLKPAVAELLDTVFKQKGSCILEWRPFSMMVQMTCLVPNILFSSSHKSVVVNGSMLDFYAVQLFFLANMVKAIVLFQPPDMDVDEDYDQEIKQLPQNIRDNIAEFYRKYNFVARQQAHAYVQQQQQQTQAQSQTQAPAKSVEALVQETQSTEIDADLEVSMSEYNADNEFKVPCDLGTIAALYAHIKKQMREYLRCCCLFFHFVTEVEFPDEFLPEHSDTYENMCKYLGLETGLAAYFDSAGCYASILETFATHPDLVYCDVTTLKKRCGRNFDLVPCTQRVPRLVDLPEDYSDLINSVSDFICPNNKREEMKTPTMCMICGKIICAQSFCCQPELEGRNVGACTYHANSCAAEICVFLRIRDCQIVYLGRNKGCFVNPPYLDQYGETDQGLRRGNPLRLCPLRYSKIQLNWLSHTLHEEIARLNDNTSVVATQWHHM, encoded by the exons atgCTACCAGACCCAGCT GGGCAGATGTACTTTCTGCATTTAGAAACTATCAAACTAGGCTTGATGGCTCGCGGCCTCGTGGCGCCT taaaaataaccTTCAACGAGGCTGGCGCCAAGGAGCACATCATAAATGTTCTGATGGAGTTCGTGTTGGGCGATAATCCCACAATAGTACTCGATAAACTACAACAGGAGGGCAATACCGCCACGGTGTGTGGCAAAGTATTCAAGAATGGCGAACCCACATATAGTTGCCGTGAGTGCGGCATGGATCCCACTTGTGTGTTGTGCGTGAATTGTTTTAAACAATCGGCACATCGCTATCACAAGTATAAAATGTCAACTTCAGGTGGCGGTGGTTGCTGTGATTGTGGCGATGAGGAGGCATGGAAAAAGGATCATTATTGTGAAGAGCATCTG CGCGGTAAAGAGAATCCCATCAGTAGTACAATCATCACGGATGCCATACAGGAACGTTGTGAGCTGACCTTCAATGCAATACTTACATTTTGCGTGAATTTCCTTGAAATCGAACCGAATGCGAGTCTCGAGTGCTTGGACGGCGACTCAGACGATGGACAAGACGAGTGCTTTTGCACCGTACTCTACAATGACGAGTCACACACATTCGATCAGGTCATACAGACTTTGACGAAAATTGCCAAATGCCGTCAGAAGGACGCTATGGAAATTGTGGCGAGTATCGACCGTGAAGGTCGCGCCGTTGTTAAATGTGATAGCTTTAGTGAGTGTCAGCAACTGCAGGAGGCAATTGAAAAACAAGCCGTCACCGTAGTACCAGGTATACCACACTCACGCGCTAATCAATCCCTGCGCGTTTCCGTGCTAAATATACGCGCCGTAGCTTGTCAGCAATTCGCATTGCAATTGCTCACATGGTTTCAGGAGTTTCTCATCAAACACAGCATTTTCCGTAAAATATTCGCACGTCTAATAATGGATCGTAAGTCACCTTATTGCATACGACACATACTCGAGTATGATGTGAAGCTGTGGAAGACAGCGCGTGCCTGCTGGCATCGCCTGCTCATCTCCGGTCTGCTGATGGAGTACGACAACAAAATGGCATTGGCGCAGGAATTCTCCAAACATTATGCTTCGATTGTGCAGGATTTCATACGTGACGATCACGAGCATTCATGCTCGATTGTTTCGCTGAGTGTGCAGTTATTCACCGTGCCGAGCATAGCGCATTATCTAATGGCTAACGAGGGTATTTTTCACAAATTGCTACACACATTCTATCATGCATCGATAGAGACGTTCATCAAGAATAAAACACTACAATTCTCAAAGAATATAAATGCACCGTTCAAACGTGCCGCTTACATACTCTACGATTTGCGTTATATACTCAGCTTCAAGCCCGATGTGTGGACGGATGGATTGCGTGAGGGTTTTCTGGAAGGTTGCAAAGCGTTGCTGAAGCTGTTGAACGTGATGCAGGGCATGGAGTCGACGACACGTCAAACCGGCCAGCACATGGACTACGAACCCGAATGGGAATGCGCTTTcaatttgcatattaaattagCCACCGCTATCACTTTAGTATTAGAATGGTGTTCAACTGATTTGGCTGTGCTGACTAAACTTTATCAAATGGTAATGCGTTATCTCGTTTCGAATACTTTTATTGTGGATACCACGATTAAACGAGAAGAACGTCATGTTGCCGGTCATGTGGCCGAATGTATAATCTACGATGTAGCTTCACGCCCCGTTTCAATACATTTACCATTGTCTCGCTTCTTTGCTGGCATATACTTGCACTTGGGCGCATACGGTTTGACCTTCGATAATGCCGTTGCTGGCAATAAACGTACACCCGAGGAGATTATGGAGCCAATTTTATGCACACAAACGATGATCGCTCAG gtGCACGCTGGCATGTGGCGTCGTAATGGCTACTCGCTGCTTCATCAGCTGTACTTCTATCGTATTGTACGCTGTCGCACGGAAATGTTGGATCGCGACATTATTGGCCTACAGATTGGTGCCGCTTTAATTGAGAGCAACCAATATCTCATACatatactaaataaatttaatttaatgaagtGGATACAACCGGATTATGAAAAGAATTCAACGGCGGAAGCGGTGGAAGATGACTTCCTCTTGCCCATGATTGAAGAATTTTTAGAATTACTAATCGTAATCATTGGCGAACGTTATGTACCCGGTATATCGAATGTGGCGGAAGAGGATCGtacaaaaaaggaaataatacAACTGCTTTGTATTAGACCATATTCGCATTCGGAGTTGAATCGCGCTCTTCCAGATGCGCTCAACGAAACAGCCGTGGAAGATGTTATCGATACTGTGGCAGTTTTTAAAAAACCACAAAGATCAGACTCTAGAGGCGTTTACCAGCTCAAAGAAGAGCtgtatgaaaattataatatgtatttctATCATTATACCAAGGAAGAAAAGTCCAAGTCGGAGGAGACACAACGTCTGCGTCGTAAGAATAAAAACGAACTCGTCTGTTGCCCACCACCTAAGCTGCCCAAGTTGACCGATGGATTTGT CTCTATCGCTAATTTGTTGCAATGTGATGTGATGATGACGATATTAACAACTGTGCTGGATCGTGCCATCGATCTAACCTCAAATAGTTTTGCGGAAAATCATTTACAAGAA GTACTCTTTCTAATTGGTTATGGCCTGCAAGAGGAACAATCGGGCTACTATCCGTTTCTTTCATTTTATGAACAGTCACAAAAATACAATATGTTAAGTAAATTAGAAGAACTGTCGCGTAGTTCTCGT GTTGAGGCTCATCGCGATTTCATACTCTGGACAATACAAAAATTCAAGGAGCTACAGGCCAAAGGCAAAGCTAACGAAGCCGATCTCAGTGCAATGTTGGCAGATGGTGGTGAAGATGTCGAAATATCACGACCACTCACTGCTGCCGAAAAGGAGAAGCAAGAGAAGGAGGAACGTGCACGCCTGGCTGCTGAACGCCGCGCTAAAATAATGGCACAAATGCAAAATGCCCAAAATAATTTCATGAAATCGAATGCGGAAATGTTTGCCAGCGCTAATGTACAAGCGAGCGGTAGTCGTGATGCAACCACAGCAATGGAATGGCAAGAAGATGTTTCGAATATGGACGAAGAAGGTGCTGTAGCATACAATTCACAGGCTTGTTTGGGCGTGGAGCGACGTTTGCAGCAGCCAGAAGAGCAGAGTTTCAAATGTATACTCTGTTTTGAGGATTGCACCGTTAGTAAGGATGGACCGACACTCGTGTATTCGGCATTCGTACAGAAATCGAAAGTATTGCCACCCGATGCAAAATATGCATGCTCAGTACACACGAGCAGCTGTGGTCATGTGATGCATATTAATTGTTGGCAAGAATATTATACCAACGAAGAGACAAAAGAACAACGAAGGCCACATCGCAATCGCCAACCGTTTCCACAAGCATCACAGAACACTGAATTTCAGTGTCCATATTGTCGTTGCCTGAGTAACTCAGTGTTGCCACTGAGTGCACCGCTATCGAAGTACTCAATGCCACTGGTTATACATAAGGGCGAGGATTTATTCCCCATAGACATGTGGATTGAAGTTATGAAAACATTGAGCGATGAATTAATTTTACCCCCCATCGAGGGAAATTTCGATCGTGTCTTGCCACCGGCTGACACAATATTGTCGCGCGCTAATCTGTATGCCAATATCGCACAGTTCGAGCGTATCGCACAACCCATTGACAAGTTGGAACTACCGGCTAGCTGGATAACATTTGCCCAACGCTATATCAAATCGATTCGGCAACATGCGCCCGCTGATTTTGATGATTCTGAGAAGGATGGCTTCTtgtggctgatacatacttGCATCTATACAGTTCGTGCGCTGGAAGTCCACCATCGTGCAGTTGCCAAACCGTTTAAGAGTGAAATGTCCATACGACAAAAGAGTTGCATTAGCGGTTTGGTGCGTGCGTCCTGCTTATATGGCACGAATTTAACACACACCGATGTAACAAATCTGAAACCCGCTGTGGCCGAATTGTTGGACACAGTCTTCAAGCAAAAGGGCAGCTGTATATTGGAATGGAGACCTTTCAGCATGATGGTACAAATGACATGCCTGGTGCCGAATATACTTTTCTCCTCTTCGC aCAAATCTGTTGTGGTCAATGGCAGCATGCTGGACTTCTATGCCGTGCAGTTATTCTTCCTCGCAAATATGGTGAAGGCAATTGTGCTCTTCCAACCACCAGACATGGATGTCGACGAAGACTATGACCAGGAAATCAAACAGTTACCACAAAACATACGCGACAACATAGCAGAATTCTAtcgtaaatataattttgttgcaCGCCAACAAGCCCACGCatatgtgcaacaacaacaacaacaaacacaggcACAGTCACAAACACAAGCGCCAGCAAAATCCGTGGAGGCATTAGTACAGGAAACACAGTCAACAGAAATCGATGCCGATCTCGAAGTTTCGATGAGCGAATATAATGCTGATAATGAATTTAAGGTACCGTGCGATTTGGGCACCATCGCCGCACTGTACGCTCACATCAAAAAGCAAATGAGAGAATATTTACGATGTTGTTGTTTGTTCTTCCACTTCGTCACCGAAGTGGAATTCCCCGATGAATTTCTTCCCGAACACAGCGACACATACGagaatatgtgtaaatatttaggCTTGGAAACCGGACTGGCTGCATATTTTGACAGTGCCGGCTGCTATGCATCCATATTAGAGACATTTGCCACCCATCCCGATTTGGTGTACTGTGATGTGACAACGTTGAAGAAACGCTGCGGCCGTAATTTCGATTTAGTGCCCTGCACTCAACGTGTGCCAAGATTAGTGGATCTACCCGAAGATTATAGCGATCTTATAAACAGTGTTTCGGACTTCATTTGTCCGAATAATAAGCGTGAAGAGATGAAAACGCCAACGATGTGCATGATATGTGGCAAAATTATTTGTGCACAGTCATTCTGCTGTCAACCGGAGTTGGAGGGTCGTAATGTGGGCGCTTGCACTTATCATGCCAATTCTTGCGCTGCAGAAATTTGCGTTTTTCTACGCATacgcgattgtcaaattgtgtaTTTGGGTCGTAATAAGGGTTGTTTTGTGAATCCTCCATACTTGGATCAATACGGCGAGACTGATCAGGGCTTAAGACGTGGCAATCCGTTACGTTTATGTCCGTTGCGCTACAGCAAAATTCAACTAAATTGGCTGAGTCACACTCTGCATGAGGAAATTGCCCGACTCAATGATAATACGTCCGTTGTGGCAACACAGTGGCATCACATGTAG